In Alosa alosa isolate M-15738 ecotype Scorff River chromosome 23, AALO_Geno_1.1, whole genome shotgun sequence, a single window of DNA contains:
- the slc5a7a gene encoding high affinity choline transporter 1: protein MAIHVEGLVAIVIFYLLILIVGIWAAWKNKNSGVVEGTDRSETIMVGGRDIGLFVGGFTMTATWVGGGYINGTAEYVYLPDYGLAWAQAPFGYALSLVVGGLFFAKPMRSRGYVTMLDPFQQIYGKRMGGLLFIPALMGEIFWSAAILSALGATLSVIMDMNINMSVVISALIAIFYTLVGGLYSVAYTDVVQLFCIFVGLWISVPSALAHPAVSDIGVTALQRVHQAAWLGRVDKRDMWTWVDNFCLLMLGGIPWQVYFQRVLSASSATYAQVLSFLAAFGCLVMAVPSVLIGAIGASTDWNQTSYGAIPPKDKNQSDMILPIVLQHLCPSYVSFFGLGAVSAAVMSSADSSILSASSMFARNIYQLAFRQSASDREIVWVMRITIFVFGALATTMALLTGTVYGLWYLSSDLVYVIIFPQLLCVLFVRGTNTYGSVAGYVFGLLLRIGGGEPYLKLPAFIHYPGCYVNDEGILVQKFPFKTVSMLASLLGNVLFSHLAKYLFESGKLSAKYDVLDAVMSKHSEEIMDKTTLVNRNVIGLSELAPVKPRLSVTLAATFTRKETLTEEDDDSSPDSPHSLKNE, encoded by the exons ATGGCCATCCATGTGGAAGGACTGGTGGCGATAGTCATCTTCTACCTGCTGATCCTGATCGTGGGAATATGGGCCGCCTGGAAGAACAAGAACTCGGGAGTGGTAGAGGGCACGGATCGGAGCGAGACCATCATGGTCGGGGGGAGAGACATCGGCTTGTTTGTCGGCGGATTTACTATGACAG CTACCTGGGTTGGAGGGGGCTACATCAACGGCACAGCTGAGTATGTGTATCTGCCCGATTACGGCTTAGCTTGGGCACAAGCTCCCTTTGGCTACGCGCTTAGTCTTGTCGTGG GTGGCCTGTTCTTCGCCAAACCGATGCGCTCCCGTGGTTACGTCACCATGCTCGACCCGTTTCAGCAGATCTACGGGAAAAGGATGGGCGGGCTCCTCTTCATCCCCGCGCTCATGGGCGAGATATTCTGGTCCGCCGCCATCTTATCAGCGCTTG GCGCCACCCTGAGCGTGATAATGGACATGAATATCAACATGTCAGTGGTCATCTCAGCCCTCATCGCCATCTTCTACACACTGGTGGGAGGCCTCTACTCTGTGGCCTACACTGACGTggttcagctcttctgcatctTTGTGGGcctg TGGATTAGCGTACCCTCAGCGCTGGCCCACCCGGCGGTGTCGGATATCGGTGTGACGGCGCTGCAGAGGGTTCACCAGGCAGCCTGGCTAGGGAGGGTGGACAAGCGAGACATGTGGACGTGGGTCGACAACTTCTGCctgctg ATGCTGGGCGGTATTCCGTGGCAGGTGTATTTCCAGCGTGTACTGTCCGCCTCATCGGCCACCTACGCTCAGGTGCTCTCCTTCCTGGCTGCCTTCGGCTGCCTGGTCATGGCTGTGCCCTCTGTCCTCATCGGAGCCATAGGGGCCTCAACAG ACTGGAACCAGACGTCGTATGGCGCTATTCCCCCGAAGGACAAGAACCAGTCGGACATGATCCTGCCCATCGTGCTGCAGCACCTGTGCCCGTCCTACGTGTCCTTCTTCGGACTGGGCGCCGTGTCCGCAGCCGTCATGTCATCCGCAgactcctccatcctctccgCCAGCTCCATGTTTGCCAGAAACATCTATCAGCTTGCCTTCCGCCAGTCA GCGTCCGACCGTGAGATCGTGTGGGTGATGCGGATCACCATCTTTGTGTTTGGTGCGTTGGCGACGACGATGGCATTGCTGACCGGCACGGTGTACGGCTTGTGGTACCTGAGCTCCGACCTGGTCTACGTGATCATCTTCCCGCAGCTGCTGTGCGTGCTCTTCGTGCGTGGCACCAACACCTACGGCTCGGTGGCCGGCTACGTTTTCGGCCTGCTGCTGCGCATCGGTGGCGGGGAGCCCTACCTCAAGCTGCCCGCCTTCATCCACTACCCGGGCTGCTACGTGAACGACGAGGGCATTCTGGTCCAGAAGTTCCCCTTCAAGACCGTGTCCATGCTGGCCTCGCTACTGGGGAACGTGCTGTTCTCCCACCTGGCCAAGTACCTGTTTGAGAGCGGGAAGCTGTCCGCCAAGTACGACGTGCTGGACGCCGTGATGTCCAAGCACAGCGAGGAGATCATGGACAAGACCACGCTGGTCAACCGCAACGTCATCGGCCTGTCAGAGCTGGCGCCGGTAAAGCCCCGCCTCAGCGTCACGCTGGCCGCCACCTTCACCCGCAAGGAGACGCTGACCGAGGAGGATGACGACTCCAGCCCCGACTCGCCCCACAGCCTCAAGAAcgagtga